A window of Prolixibacter sp. SD074 contains these coding sequences:
- a CDS encoding phage/plasmid primase, P4 family, whose translation MTQSLATPPPVVTISERVSHKILLSELLNQVKPINFKKLAFPEIEQLQAQLKKLDPQSERANEIRKQLTKLKVTTKHYLILSVESILTLAHSNSWGLCRNHDFIYLFNGTHWKEIEKETFQKFLGEAAEKQGVKKFDARFFSFRESLFKQFLATAYLPTPEPDPGKVIINLKNGTFEITAHGTKLRPFESSDFLTYQLPFEYDPEAKAPLFETYLNRVLPDIERQRVLAEYLGFVFIKHGSQTLKEEKALILYGSGANGKSVFFEVVNALLGAENVSSYSLQSLTNDNGYFRAKLANKLVNYASEINGKLEASTFKQMVSGEPVEARLPYGQPFMLKQYAKLIFNSNELPKDVEHTNAYFRRFLIIPFDVTIPEDEQDKQLHTKIIENELSGVFNWVLDGLNRLLQQKRFSECEAARLAVEQYKAESNSVKMFLDESGYQPSPADYKLIKELYPEYRQFCIEDGMKPFSKRNFNKQLQGLGIVAGRQPGTGQNVAYLSNMNEPF comes from the coding sequence ATGACACAGAGCTTAGCCACGCCGCCCCCTGTTGTTACTATTTCCGAAAGAGTTTCCCATAAAATTCTGTTAAGTGAGTTATTGAATCAGGTTAAGCCGATTAATTTCAAAAAACTGGCTTTCCCCGAAATCGAACAGCTACAAGCGCAGCTCAAAAAACTTGATCCCCAAAGTGAGAGGGCGAACGAAATCAGAAAGCAGCTCACAAAATTGAAAGTAACAACGAAACACTATTTGATTTTGTCAGTCGAGAGCATTCTAACGCTTGCACATAGTAACAGTTGGGGACTTTGCCGGAATCATGACTTCATTTATCTTTTCAATGGGACACACTGGAAGGAGATAGAGAAAGAGACATTTCAAAAGTTTTTGGGCGAAGCAGCGGAAAAGCAGGGGGTAAAAAAATTCGATGCCCGTTTCTTTTCATTCCGGGAATCACTCTTTAAACAATTCCTTGCAACCGCATACCTACCCACACCGGAACCCGACCCCGGCAAAGTGATAATCAACCTTAAAAACGGGACTTTTGAAATCACTGCACACGGGACAAAATTAAGGCCGTTTGAATCATCGGATTTTCTGACCTATCAATTACCGTTTGAATACGATCCGGAAGCAAAGGCGCCACTATTTGAAACATACCTAAACCGGGTATTGCCAGACATTGAACGCCAACGGGTTTTGGCCGAATACCTGGGATTTGTATTTATCAAACACGGGAGCCAGACACTCAAAGAGGAAAAGGCCTTAATTCTGTACGGTTCAGGAGCAAACGGAAAGTCCGTATTTTTTGAGGTTGTCAATGCACTACTGGGAGCCGAGAACGTTTCGAGTTATTCCCTACAATCACTCACGAACGACAACGGATATTTCCGGGCAAAGCTGGCTAACAAGCTGGTAAATTATGCCTCTGAAATCAACGGAAAATTGGAGGCCTCAACCTTTAAGCAAATGGTTTCCGGGGAACCCGTTGAGGCACGTTTACCCTACGGACAGCCCTTTATGTTGAAACAGTATGCAAAGCTGATTTTTAATTCAAATGAACTACCAAAGGACGTTGAACACACGAACGCTTATTTCAGGCGGTTTCTGATCATCCCCTTTGATGTCACAATCCCGGAAGATGAACAGGATAAACAGCTACATACAAAGATTATCGAAAATGAGTTATCCGGCGTTTTTAATTGGGTATTGGATGGCCTTAACAGGTTGTTACAGCAAAAGCGGTTTTCTGAATGTGAGGCGGCCCGGTTGGCAGTCGAACAGTACAAAGCCGAAAGCAACAGCGTAAAGATGTTTTTGGATGAATCGGGCTACCAACCCAGCCCGGCAGATTACAAACTAATAAAGGAACTCTACCCCGAATACAGGCAATTTTGCATTGAAGATGGAATGAAACCATTTTCAAAGCGGAATTTCAATAAACAGTTACAGGGATTGGGTATTGTAGCCGGACGCCAACCGGGAACCGGGCAGAATGTTGCCTATCTATCGAATATGAATGAACCTTTTTAA
- a CDS encoding rhodanese-like domain-containing protein → MINEITTKEIIAFLSESKSFGGAGEASQNVKIIDVRPVEAYNGWQLKNEKRSGHIAGAKSLPAKWLNYIDWIEIVRHKEILPEHEIIVYGYSPEETQKVAERFEKSGYSKVLAYNQFVNGWTANPDLPMQKLERYKNLVSAEWVNELNSGRKPAEYDNDNFVLVHSHYRNREAYLSGHIPGAIDMDTLALEAPETWNRRSPEELKKTLEEHGITAATTVVLYGKYMDPDNNDEFPGSAAGDIGAIRNAFIMLYAGVRDVRILNGGFQSWQDAGFETSFTDEPKKQVADFGVSIPRKPELAVDTPEAKEMLASPTAELVCMRSWPEYIGEVSGYNYIRAKGRIPGAIFADCGSDAYHMENYRNVDHTTREFHEIAEIWEKNGITPDKHLAFYCGTGWRGSEAWFNAWLMGWPLVSVYDGGWFEWSNDPDNPYETGIPEENFTPGR, encoded by the coding sequence ATGATTAATGAAATAACTACAAAAGAGATAATTGCGTTTTTGTCTGAATCAAAAAGCTTTGGAGGGGCTGGGGAGGCCTCACAAAACGTAAAAATCATCGATGTGCGGCCAGTAGAGGCTTACAACGGTTGGCAGTTGAAAAACGAAAAGCGTAGCGGCCACATTGCCGGGGCAAAAAGCCTTCCGGCTAAATGGCTGAATTATATAGATTGGATTGAAATAGTTCGGCACAAAGAAATACTTCCGGAACACGAAATCATTGTTTACGGGTATTCGCCCGAAGAAACGCAAAAAGTGGCCGAACGGTTTGAAAAATCGGGCTATTCAAAAGTTTTAGCCTATAATCAATTTGTAAATGGATGGACTGCTAACCCCGATCTACCCATGCAAAAACTAGAACGTTACAAAAACCTGGTTTCAGCAGAATGGGTTAACGAGTTGAATTCGGGCAGAAAACCTGCTGAATATGATAATGATAATTTTGTGCTAGTCCACTCACATTACCGCAATCGCGAAGCTTATTTGAGCGGGCACATTCCGGGTGCAATTGATATGGATACGCTGGCTTTGGAAGCGCCCGAAACCTGGAACCGCCGTTCACCGGAAGAATTGAAAAAAACACTGGAAGAACATGGAATTACAGCCGCCACCACCGTGGTTTTATACGGCAAATACATGGACCCCGACAACAACGACGAATTTCCGGGCAGCGCTGCCGGCGACATTGGCGCCATCCGTAATGCATTTATCATGTTGTATGCCGGGGTGAGAGATGTCAGGATATTAAACGGCGGTTTTCAGTCATGGCAGGATGCCGGTTTTGAAACTTCGTTTACCGATGAACCCAAAAAACAGGTGGCCGATTTTGGCGTTTCCATTCCGCGGAAACCCGAACTGGCTGTCGATACGCCCGAAGCAAAAGAGATGCTGGCCTCACCCACAGCCGAACTGGTTTGCATGCGCAGTTGGCCTGAATACATTGGTGAAGTGAGTGGCTATAACTATATCAGGGCAAAGGGCCGGATACCGGGAGCCATATTTGCCGATTGCGGCTCCGATGCTTATCACATGGAAAATTACCGTAACGTGGACCACACTACCCGGGAGTTTCATGAAATTGCTGAAATATGGGAAAAGAATGGCATTACACCCGATAAACATTTGGCCTTTTACTGTGGTACGGGTTGGCGCGGAAGTGAAGCCTGGTTTAACGCCTGGCTGATGGGCTGGCCGCTTGTTTCTGTTTACGACGGCGGTTGGTTTGAATGGAGCAACGACCCGGATAATCCTTATGAAACCGGAATTCCTGAAGAAAACTTCACGCCAGGCCGCTAA
- a CDS encoding DUF302 domain-containing protein, with translation MKRNNLKISTLLLVVIMFTGFLGLSANLQAQSIKPVTVQSSKDFEGTKSAIKKAVSGGGMQVMSEMDQGNMLSMTGLSVKVHTFFIGNPNVGKEAFSADPSVGLVIPVRVNVYEGNGKTYVSYFKPSEEFASFDNQKVKMIGDKLDGKLQMMMKMISK, from the coding sequence ATGAAACGGAACAATTTAAAAATTTCAACATTGCTGCTTGTAGTGATAATGTTTACTGGTTTTCTGGGACTTTCGGCCAACTTGCAGGCTCAATCTATTAAACCAGTGACAGTGCAATCTTCAAAGGATTTTGAAGGGACCAAAAGTGCCATTAAAAAGGCTGTTTCCGGAGGCGGCATGCAGGTTATGTCTGAAATGGACCAGGGAAATATGCTGTCGATGACTGGACTGAGTGTCAAGGTACATACTTTTTTTATTGGTAATCCCAACGTTGGGAAAGAAGCGTTTTCTGCCGACCCGTCCGTGGGGCTGGTAATACCCGTAAGAGTTAATGTTTATGAGGGAAATGGGAAAACTTATGTCAGCTATTTCAAGCCCTCCGAAGAATTTGCTTCCTTCGACAATCAAAAAGTGAAAATGATTGGAGATAAGCTTGACGGCAAGTTACAAATGATGATGAAAATGATCTCTAAGTAG
- a CDS encoding helix-turn-helix domain-containing protein — protein MSSNIQVQRICQHCGKEFTAKTTVTKYCSDLCAKRAYKARIKAAKVEATNKETRQIKARPMEELKAKEYLTITETCQLLSVSRWTIWRAIKNNDLKAGNIGRRKLIKRSDIDKLINQSPKPQQENKIPQPARSWNIEDCYNMKQIQEKYSISEKGLYSMIKRNNIPKIKRGKYTYVQKSIIDNLLSEQKSFF, from the coding sequence ATGAGCTCAAATATTCAGGTACAGCGAATCTGCCAGCATTGCGGGAAGGAGTTTACAGCCAAAACAACTGTTACTAAATATTGCAGTGATTTGTGTGCAAAACGAGCATACAAAGCGAGAATAAAGGCTGCAAAGGTTGAGGCAACCAATAAGGAAACCCGCCAGATAAAAGCCCGCCCAATGGAAGAACTGAAAGCAAAGGAGTATCTAACCATAACAGAAACTTGTCAGCTACTTTCAGTAAGCCGCTGGACAATTTGGAGAGCCATTAAAAACAATGATTTGAAAGCCGGTAACATTGGGAGGCGCAAACTGATAAAACGATCCGACATTGACAAACTGATTAACCAAAGCCCAAAGCCTCAACAGGAAAACAAAATTCCTCAACCGGCCCGAAGCTGGAATATAGAGGACTGTTACAATATGAAACAAATACAGGAAAAGTACAGCATCTCTGAAAAGGGCTTATACAGCATGATTAAAAGGAACAATATCCCAAAGATAAAAAGGGGAAAATATACCTACGTACAGAAATCAATTATTGATAATCTGCTATCGGAACAAAAAAGTTTTTTTTGA
- a CDS encoding AlpA family transcriptional regulator translates to MEKTILISLPVHELQALIVDSVNSCLKHHPPKIEPSEAPDQILTVDEVSELLHLTKATIYSKHSKGELPGVCKKGKRLYFQRDIILSWIKEGLQKSNSEVEAEADNYLKNGRA, encoded by the coding sequence ATGGAAAAGACAATTTTAATTTCGTTACCAGTACATGAATTACAGGCGTTAATCGTTGATAGCGTTAATTCTTGTTTGAAGCACCATCCCCCGAAAATCGAACCCAGCGAAGCCCCTGACCAAATATTAACGGTTGACGAAGTTTCAGAGCTTCTACATCTTACGAAAGCGACGATCTACAGTAAGCATTCAAAAGGTGAATTGCCCGGAGTCTGCAAAAAAGGAAAACGTCTTTATTTTCAACGTGACATCATTCTCAGTTGGATTAAAGAAGGCCTTCAAAAGTCAAATTCCGAAGTTGAGGCGGAAGCGGATAACTACCTGAAAAACGGGAGGGCTTGA
- a CDS encoding DUF5681 domain-containing protein — MPFKKGQSGNPDGRPAGAKNKATAEIRGKIADILAEHFTPEKVAENLEAMEPKDRLLFLSKLLDFSIPKLKQTDLKAELDNDTIIVLPPNFDREARINELKEKLLNSDE; from the coding sequence ATGCCATTTAAAAAAGGACAATCCGGGAACCCGGACGGAAGGCCAGCCGGAGCAAAGAACAAAGCAACAGCGGAAATCCGGGGGAAAATAGCCGACATACTGGCCGAACACTTTACCCCCGAAAAGGTTGCTGAAAATCTGGAAGCAATGGAACCAAAAGACCGGTTACTATTTCTATCGAAATTACTGGACTTTTCAATTCCCAAGCTAAAGCAGACCGATTTAAAGGCGGAGTTAGATAATGATACAATCATCGTTTTACCTCCAAATTTCGACCGGGAAGCCCGGATAAATGAACTAAAAGAAAAACTATTGAATAGTGATGAATAA
- a CDS encoding IS1595 family transposase yields the protein MSTLGGNIIKMENKFRSLTIFEFQERFPDEDSCYQYLTELKWGTGFVCPNCGHTNYCNGKRLFDRQCTSCHRISSPTSGTLFHQLKFSVLKAFYIVYYVSTSKKGISSTELSRKLGLRQKTCWKFKGKVMKAMESSGNHKIDGKAEVDETVVGGQEEGVVGRKNGKKKLVVFAIERNGKGVSRMYGKVIKQSSSKELGGFMKMTIETSAQIKTDKWRGYSPLVKDFSNLVQVDSGKKGGNFPDLHRCIMGFKGWLRGMHHQVENLQAYIDEYCYRFNRSNMKERIFDSLLTRMVNAEPFPYKQSII from the coding sequence ATGTCTACTTTAGGGGGAAATATTATAAAAATGGAGAACAAATTCAGAAGCCTTACTATTTTTGAGTTTCAGGAACGTTTCCCTGACGAAGATTCTTGTTATCAATATTTGACTGAACTAAAATGGGGGACTGGCTTTGTTTGCCCCAATTGTGGACACACCAATTATTGTAACGGAAAGCGCCTATTCGACAGACAGTGTACCAGTTGCCACCGAATCTCCTCCCCAACGAGCGGGACATTGTTTCACCAGTTAAAGTTCTCGGTATTAAAGGCCTTTTACATTGTTTATTATGTAAGTACGAGTAAAAAAGGGATCAGCAGTACGGAACTAAGCAGAAAGCTTGGGTTAAGACAAAAGACCTGCTGGAAGTTCAAAGGCAAGGTAATGAAAGCCATGGAAAGCAGTGGCAACCATAAAATCGATGGCAAGGCCGAAGTTGATGAAACAGTTGTCGGCGGCCAGGAAGAAGGGGTTGTGGGGAGAAAAAACGGCAAAAAGAAGTTGGTTGTATTTGCCATTGAGAGAAACGGCAAAGGAGTTAGCCGTATGTACGGAAAGGTCATCAAGCAGAGCAGTTCGAAGGAACTTGGTGGGTTTATGAAAATGACCATTGAGACAAGTGCACAAATAAAGACAGATAAATGGCGAGGATATTCCCCTTTGGTAAAAGACTTCAGTAATCTTGTGCAGGTTGATTCAGGGAAAAAGGGCGGCAACTTCCCTGACTTGCACAGGTGTATTATGGGCTTCAAAGGCTGGCTCCGGGGCATGCACCACCAAGTCGAAAATTTGCAAGCCTATATTGATGAATACTGCTACCGGTTTAACCGAAGTAATATGAAGGAAAGAATCTTCGATAGCCTTTTAACCAGAATGGTTAATGCAGAGCCCTTCCCTTATAAACAAAGTATTATTTAA
- a CDS encoding L-histidine N(alpha)-methyltransferase encodes MEKKILLSQLATDTLKGLSSNPKYLLSKYFYDDEGSRIFQDIMNMPEYYLTDCEHEIFSTQKEKITQAICAGNKLFNLVELGSGDGLKTKILLKHLVEKGINFQYTPVDISAKANYELVESLKKELPTLQVEAKTGDYFRKLKTLNGHASIQKIILFLGANIGNFSENETTEFLSRLSTYSNSGDKVLIGFDLKKSPAIIMEAYNDPHGHTRRFNLNHLVRINRELDADFDIRQFEQQTTYNPQTGEVKSFLISNTEQTVQIGALEKVFHFEKWEAVFMERSRKYDIKTIEELALNHHFKVVQNFTDQRNYFVDSLWEKI; translated from the coding sequence ATGGAAAAAAAAATACTTCTTTCACAATTAGCCACTGATACATTAAAAGGGCTCTCCTCAAATCCAAAATACCTGTTGTCGAAATATTTTTATGATGACGAGGGAAGCCGGATTTTTCAGGACATCATGAACATGCCCGAGTATTACCTCACAGATTGCGAACATGAAATATTTTCTACTCAAAAAGAGAAAATTACACAAGCTATTTGCGCCGGTAACAAGCTGTTTAACCTGGTAGAACTGGGCTCAGGCGATGGATTAAAAACCAAAATCCTGCTAAAGCACCTGGTTGAAAAGGGCATCAATTTTCAATACACACCCGTTGATATCAGCGCCAAAGCCAACTACGAACTGGTGGAGAGCCTGAAAAAAGAGTTGCCAACCTTACAAGTTGAAGCCAAAACCGGTGATTATTTCAGAAAATTAAAAACCCTGAACGGGCATGCTTCCATTCAAAAAATCATCCTTTTTCTGGGCGCGAATATCGGGAATTTTTCTGAAAATGAAACAACTGAATTTTTGAGCCGGCTATCAACGTATTCAAATTCTGGCGATAAAGTTTTGATTGGATTCGACCTGAAAAAATCACCTGCCATAATTATGGAGGCTTACAACGACCCGCACGGACACACACGCCGTTTTAACCTGAACCACCTCGTGCGTATCAATCGTGAACTGGATGCTGATTTCGACATCCGGCAGTTCGAACAGCAAACTACTTACAATCCGCAAACAGGTGAAGTAAAAAGTTTCCTGATTTCAAATACCGAACAAACCGTTCAGATTGGCGCACTCGAAAAAGTATTCCATTTTGAAAAATGGGAAGCTGTCTTTATGGAACGTTCACGGAAGTACGACATTAAAACTATTGAAGAACTAGCGTTAAATCACCATTTTAAAGTGGTTCAAAATTTCACCGACCAACGGAATTACTTTGTGGATTCCCTGTGGGAGAAAATATAG
- a CDS encoding site-specific integrase: protein MTIKVKLRQRKISNGRKSLYLDFYPAIPHPKTGKDTRREFLKMYLIEKPRTPIEKSHNSDTLRIAESIRQKRENLLNKPEIYSQYEKEQLRIKELGEQCFVAYFRKLADKRQNSNHDNWVSALNYLEAYTGGTKKFSDLNERFFNDFKEYLLDAKSKRSKKVRISKNTAVSYFNKIKAALKQAFHDGILQTDLNSKIQPIKAAETRREFLTLEELNRLVKTPCNDDLLKRAALFSALTGLRFSDIQKMIWGELEYIEGQGYFLNFDQKKTKGVEVLPISEQAYNLTEGTTNPKDMPQDEKVFDGLKYSAYQNKHLFQWIGAAGITKDITFHCFRHTYATLQLSNGTDIYTVSKMLGHKDLKTTQIYAKIVDQAKRDAANKIKLDL from the coding sequence ATGACAATCAAAGTAAAATTAAGACAAAGGAAAATCAGCAACGGACGCAAAAGCCTGTACCTGGATTTTTACCCGGCCATCCCCCACCCGAAAACCGGAAAAGACACACGGCGGGAATTTTTGAAAATGTACCTAATCGAAAAACCACGGACACCGATTGAAAAAAGCCACAACTCCGACACGTTACGAATTGCCGAAAGCATACGGCAAAAACGGGAGAACCTTTTAAACAAACCGGAAATCTATTCCCAGTACGAAAAGGAACAACTACGCATTAAGGAACTGGGGGAACAATGTTTTGTTGCCTATTTCCGCAAACTGGCCGACAAACGACAAAATTCAAATCATGATAATTGGGTTTCGGCCCTAAACTATCTGGAAGCCTACACCGGGGGAACAAAGAAATTTTCCGACCTCAACGAACGTTTTTTCAACGATTTTAAAGAATACCTACTGGACGCCAAAAGCAAGCGAAGCAAAAAAGTACGCATCTCAAAGAATACCGCTGTTTCCTATTTCAATAAGATAAAAGCAGCCCTAAAACAGGCTTTTCACGATGGCATTTTACAAACCGACCTCAACAGCAAGATACAACCAATAAAAGCAGCTGAAACCAGACGGGAATTTTTGACGCTGGAAGAACTTAACCGACTGGTAAAAACTCCTTGCAATGATGATTTACTAAAAAGGGCCGCCCTGTTCTCTGCCCTTACCGGGTTGAGGTTCTCCGATATTCAAAAGATGATTTGGGGCGAACTGGAATACATCGAGGGACAGGGCTATTTCCTGAATTTCGACCAAAAGAAAACCAAAGGAGTTGAGGTGTTACCCATATCGGAACAGGCTTACAATCTTACCGAGGGAACTACAAACCCAAAGGATATGCCACAGGATGAAAAAGTATTTGACGGGTTGAAATATTCAGCCTACCAAAACAAACACCTGTTTCAATGGATTGGAGCCGCCGGCATTACAAAGGATATAACGTTCCATTGTTTCCGGCACACCTACGCCACTTTGCAACTTAGCAATGGAACTGATATCTATACGGTTTCCAAGATGTTGGGCCATAAAGACCTGAAAACGACACAGATTTACGCTAAAATAGTGGATCAAGCCAAACGGGATGCAGCGAATAAAATAAAACTGGATTTGTAA
- a CDS encoding DUF427 domain-containing protein → MKAIWNGKMIAESNDIVNVEGNAYFPIESVKKEFLKNSETHTVCHWKGTASYYTLEVDGKQNIDAAWYYPEPSELAKSIKNRVAFWKGVQVIKD, encoded by the coding sequence ATGAAAGCAATATGGAACGGCAAAATGATAGCCGAAAGCAACGACATTGTAAACGTTGAGGGAAATGCTTATTTCCCGATTGAATCAGTAAAAAAAGAGTTTTTAAAAAATAGCGAAACCCACACTGTTTGCCACTGGAAAGGAACGGCATCATATTACACCCTTGAGGTGGATGGAAAACAAAATATTGATGCTGCCTGGTATTACCCCGAACCTTCAGAATTGGCGAAAAGCATTAAAAACCGGGTGGCTTTTTGGAAAGGAGTTCAGGTAATTAAAGACTAA
- a CDS encoding thioredoxin family protein, whose amino-acid sequence MKTLTTLLFLLVSLSGFSQIYNPVKWELKAERFAPDSALITVNADIDKGWHIYSQVQNKSEGPVPTTFEFEHNSAYKLVGQTEEPTPITKKEPAFNNAEVSFFEGKTTFNQKIALQTSDSLQITMKTTFMACSDEMCLPPDTREFTVTVDKGPEFVAAAPVAGSFEPEGGDLGIWAIFFAGFAGGLLALLTPCVFPMLPLTVSFFTKQSKTRAKGIRNALIYAVSIIVIYVTLGLTISLSLGPDALNSLASNGIMNLAFFIIFVVFALSFFGAFEITLPSKWLNASDKAADKGGLIGIFFMAFTLSLVSFSCTGPIIGSLLVQAAVNGNVIGPAIGMLGFAIALALPFALFAAFPGWLNSLPKSGGWLNSVKVILGFIELAFALKFLSAVDLAYHWGILTREVFIALWIVIFSLLGFYLLGKIRLPHDSEQKKTSIQGLVGSILVFGLVVYMVPGMWGAPLKLISGFPPPSFYNEGWSLQNAPTAGTNNSDQTTDVAKIADNEFHCPFGLNCFHDYEKGMAYAQKVNKPVILDFTGWSCVNCRKMEDNVWSDKNVLSLLRNDYVLISLYVDDKTTLPEKEQYVSEITNRKVKTIGNKWSDFQTTHFRANAQPFYVLLDLNGKMLAKPKGYNTSIEGYIDFLNKGLKNFEKGS is encoded by the coding sequence ATGAAAACATTAACAACTCTTTTGTTTTTACTTGTGTCATTATCGGGATTTTCACAAATATACAACCCGGTAAAATGGGAATTAAAAGCAGAACGTTTCGCCCCTGATTCAGCCCTTATCACGGTTAATGCTGATATTGACAAAGGATGGCACATTTACAGTCAGGTACAAAACAAAAGTGAAGGCCCGGTACCCACTACATTTGAATTTGAACACAATTCGGCCTACAAACTTGTAGGACAAACTGAAGAACCGACGCCCATTACAAAAAAAGAACCTGCTTTTAATAATGCTGAAGTTTCTTTTTTTGAAGGAAAAACAACGTTTAACCAAAAAATTGCACTGCAAACCAGCGACAGTTTGCAAATTACAATGAAAACCACTTTTATGGCCTGCAGCGACGAAATGTGCCTTCCCCCCGATACACGCGAATTTACTGTTACAGTTGATAAAGGCCCGGAATTTGTTGCCGCCGCGCCGGTTGCCGGTTCTTTTGAACCCGAAGGAGGCGACCTGGGTATCTGGGCAATCTTTTTTGCCGGGTTTGCCGGGGGGTTGCTGGCTTTGCTGACACCCTGTGTTTTTCCAATGCTCCCTTTAACCGTAAGTTTTTTTACCAAACAAAGTAAAACCCGGGCAAAGGGAATCCGCAACGCATTGATTTATGCCGTGTCAATTATTGTAATTTATGTAACACTTGGTTTGACGATTTCACTTTCATTAGGGCCAGATGCATTAAATTCATTGGCTAGCAACGGAATTATGAACCTGGCATTTTTTATCATTTTCGTAGTTTTTGCCTTGTCGTTTTTCGGGGCTTTCGAAATTACACTTCCGTCCAAATGGCTGAACGCATCAGATAAAGCTGCCGATAAAGGCGGGTTAATCGGCATCTTTTTTATGGCTTTTACCTTATCGTTGGTGTCGTTTTCCTGCACCGGGCCAATAATTGGGAGCTTGCTGGTACAAGCCGCTGTGAATGGTAACGTAATTGGTCCTGCCATTGGAATGCTTGGTTTTGCCATAGCACTAGCCCTCCCTTTTGCCTTGTTTGCGGCATTCCCCGGATGGTTAAATTCACTGCCAAAATCGGGAGGCTGGCTCAACTCTGTAAAAGTAATACTTGGGTTTATTGAACTTGCGTTTGCCTTGAAATTTTTATCGGCTGTTGACCTGGCTTACCACTGGGGAATACTTACGCGCGAAGTGTTTATAGCGCTTTGGATAGTGATTTTTAGTCTGCTCGGATTTTACCTGCTTGGAAAAATCCGCCTGCCGCACGACAGCGAACAAAAGAAAACCTCCATTCAAGGCCTGGTTGGCAGTATACTTGTTTTTGGCCTGGTAGTTTATATGGTTCCGGGCATGTGGGGTGCACCGCTAAAGTTGATAAGTGGTTTTCCTCCACCATCGTTTTACAATGAAGGGTGGAGCCTGCAAAATGCACCAACGGCCGGTACAAATAATTCAGACCAAACAACTGATGTGGCTAAAATTGCCGATAATGAATTCCATTGTCCTTTTGGGCTCAATTGTTTTCACGATTACGAGAAAGGAATGGCTTATGCCCAAAAGGTTAACAAACCGGTTATACTCGATTTTACCGGATGGAGCTGTGTAAATTGCCGCAAGATGGAAGATAATGTCTGGAGTGATAAAAACGTACTATCGCTGCTAAGAAACGATTACGTGTTGATTTCTCTTTATGTGGATGACAAAACAACTCTGCCTGAGAAAGAGCAATATGTTTCTGAAATAACCAATCGCAAGGTAAAAACCATTGGCAATAAATGGAGTGATTTTCAAACGACACATTTTCGGGCTAACGCACAACCGTTTTATGTGCTCCTCGACCTTAACGGAAAGATGCTGGCAAAACCAAAAGGATATAATACAAGCATTGAAGGATACATTGATTTTCTGAATAAAGGGTTGAAAAATTTTGAAAAGGGAAGTTAA
- the trxA gene encoding thioredoxin has translation MKGGINSSAFLIKKVMAKELTKDNFDEVVLRSEQPVLVDFWAQWCGPCKAIGPIIEELNNEFNGKVLVGKVDVDANQELAVKFGIMNIPTVLFFKNGQVEDKLKGVAPKREFVKKLESLLS, from the coding sequence ATGAAAGGCGGAATAAACAGTTCCGCCTTTTTAATAAAAAAAGTTATGGCTAAAGAATTAACAAAAGACAACTTTGATGAAGTTGTGCTTAGATCGGAACAACCCGTTTTGGTAGATTTTTGGGCACAATGGTGTGGCCCATGCAAAGCTATTGGGCCAATAATTGAAGAACTTAACAATGAGTTTAACGGTAAGGTTCTGGTTGGCAAAGTTGATGTAGACGCCAATCAGGAACTTGCTGTGAAATTCGGGATAATGAATATTCCCACCGTCCTGTTTTTCAAAAACGGTCAGGTTGAGGACAAATTAAAAGGTGTAGCTCCTAAAAGAGAGTTTGTAAAAAAACTTGAAAGCCTTTTATCGTAA